One part of the Epinephelus fuscoguttatus linkage group LG12, E.fuscoguttatus.final_Chr_v1 genome encodes these proteins:
- the si:dkey-183i3.6 gene encoding LAT2 domain-containing protein isoform X2, whose amino-acid sequence MFAVTRSKTVTRANQITPTTVESRDEPDDFSTAADDDYQNISEAQTGSPEHTYVDPLPLSVYENENAQTQKGVTEADQNPGVYANIIQSLPLKDDDDDYENSAFLDQVVQQQEDSEPDYVNENE is encoded by the exons ATGTTTGCTGTGACTCGTTCAAAAACAG tcaccAGAGCCAATCAGATCACCCCAACTACAGT tgaatCTCGAGACGAACCTGACGACTTTTCAACGG CTGCAGACGATGACTATCAGAATATCTCAGAAG CTCAAACAGGAAGTCCAGAACATACATATGT AGATCCACTCCCGCTCTCAGtgtatgaaaatgaaaatgcacaGACTCAAAAAGGAGTAACAG AAGCTGATCAGAATCCAGGTGTCTATGCAAATATCATCCAATCATTGCCGTTAAAAGATG ATGACGACGACTACGAGAACTCTGCCTTCCTGGACCAAGTTGTGCAGCAGCAAGAAGACA GTGAGCCAGATTATGTGAATGAAAACGAATGA
- the si:dkey-183i3.6 gene encoding LAT2 domain-containing protein isoform X1, translated as MIGNSSVLAAVLTAVSVLSLSLMSVLCLRCKKKSKVIHEENQIYDPQTFQRGGSMFAVTRSKTVTRANQITPTTVESRDEPDDFSTAADDDYQNISEAQTGSPEHTYVDPLPLSVYENENAQTQKGVTEADQNPGVYANIIQSLPLKDDDDDYENSAFLDQVVQQQEDSEPDYVNENE; from the exons atGATAGGAAACTCCAGCGTTCTGGCTGCAGTCCTGACAGCTGTGTCGGTGTTGTCACTGAGTCTGATGTCCGTCCTCTGCCTGAGATGTAAAAAGAAATCCA AGGTCATACATGAGGAGAACCAAATATACGACCCACAGACCTT CCAGCGTGGGGGAAGTATGTTTGCTGTGACTCGTTCAAAAACAG tcaccAGAGCCAATCAGATCACCCCAACTACAGT tgaatCTCGAGACGAACCTGACGACTTTTCAACGG CTGCAGACGATGACTATCAGAATATCTCAGAAG CTCAAACAGGAAGTCCAGAACATACATATGT AGATCCACTCCCGCTCTCAGtgtatgaaaatgaaaatgcacaGACTCAAAAAGGAGTAACAG AAGCTGATCAGAATCCAGGTGTCTATGCAAATATCATCCAATCATTGCCGTTAAAAGATG ATGACGACGACTACGAGAACTCTGCCTTCCTGGACCAAGTTGTGCAGCAGCAAGAAGACA GTGAGCCAGATTATGTGAATGAAAACGAATGA